One Spinacia oleracea cultivar Varoflay chromosome 4, BTI_SOV_V1, whole genome shotgun sequence DNA segment encodes these proteins:
- the LOC110799610 gene encoding wall-associated receptor kinase-like 8, with translation MSLSILWLLLFLLPVSVEAIADPTSSTAIPPKTMLTAAVITKHSNCARTCGSLTIPYPFGVGRQCAHDDWFTITCDKTTYDSPKAFLWGPLDLEDREILEITETEVVIRNSQIASRCYDFRGKKVSENEGKFNISGSPFTLSHTANNLTVIGYNDYALIGDSGGTSPYEAPLYYRAGCITMCANLTVMKPGSCSGLGCCQTSVPIGLQDFTIDLYTVENRQRQKEYVPAEYCSYAFFAKVGNFSFGGASDLTTNGTVEKRTKQEVPVVLDWAFERYTSCKEAKKKNICQSNAECIDSEAGGYRCKCRSGYEGQPYLEPGCTDIDECASRPCAKYCKNVAGSFNCSCPSGYSGDGFKSGRGCYPDGLLKIITNLASGLGISLGIISMLLVSWWLSYIIEKRRIVEQKAKYFEQNSRLLLQQMATDESAMATIKIFTIDELERVTDNFNEDRILGKGGQGTVYKGMLSEGRIVAIKKSEVVNESQLRDFVNEVVILSQINHRNIVKLLGCCLEAEVPLLVYEYILNGTLFQHIHHPTEDFPITWKMRLQIASDSAGALAYLHTSSSIPIFHRDIKSSNILLDDKYRAKLSDFGTSKLVAIDLTHVTTHVHGTFGYLDPVYFQSSQFTEKSDVYSFGVVLIELLTGQKAIRSMIQEDRSLVLWFLSHLENSNLLDIVDSQILQEGSKEEFLAIANLGKRCLNLDEKTRPSMKEVLVEIERVMSLHFPGKNQKNWTEQVITGTSRTTNYSYDGLLSSKTFYPENISLSSAETSLLSNPK, from the exons ATGAGTCTTTCAATCCTATGGCTTCTCTTATTCCTCCTACCAGTCTCAGTGGAAGCCATAGCAGATCCCACCAGCAGTACTGCTATACCACCAAAAACTATGCTCACAGCAGCAGTTATCACAAAACACAGCAATTGTGCCCGTACATGTGGCAGCTTAACAATCCCATACCCCTTTGGGGTTGGTCGTCAATGCGCACATGATGATTGGTTCACCATCACATGTGACAAAACCACCTATGATTCTCCGAAAGCCTTCCTTTGGGGACCCCTTGATTTAGAAGATAGGGAAATCTTGGAGATAACAGAAACTGAGGTAGTGATTCGGAATTCTCAGATAGCCTCTAGGTGCTATGATTTTCGGGGAAAGAAGGTATCTGAAAATGAGGGGAAATTTAATATATCAGGTTCTCCCTTCACTTTATCACACACTGCAAACAACCTCACAGTCATTGGCTATAATGACTATGCACTCATTGGTGATTCTGGAGGGACCTCGCCATATGAGGCTCCGCTCTATTATAGGGCTGGTTGCATTACAATGTGTGCAAATCTAACCGTGATGAAGCCAGGATCTTGTTCGGGTTTGGGTTGTTGCCAGACATCCGTCCCAATTGGGTTGCAAGATTTCACAATTGATCTTTACACGGTGGAAAATCGGCAGAGACAGAAAGAATATGTACCTGCTGAATATTGTAGCTACGCGTTCTTTGCTAAAGTTGGCAACTTCAGCTTTGGTGGAGCTTCTGATTTGACGACTAATGGCACCGTGGAAAAGAGAACCAAACAAGAAGTCCCGGTTGTGTTGGATTGGGCTTTTGAACGTTATACTTCCTGCAAAGAGGCGAAAAAGAAGAATATTTGTCAATCAAATGCTGAATGTATTGATTCTGAAGCGGGTGGATACCGCTGCAAATGCCGCTCTGGCTATGAGGGTCAACCTTATCTGGAACCGGGTTGCACAG ACATCGATGAGTGTGCTTCTCGTCCATGTGCCAAATATTGCAAAAATGTTGCAGGGAGTTTCAATTGCTCCTGTCCTAGTGGATATTCAGGTGACGGATTCAAATCTGGAAGGGGGTGTTATCCTGACGGCTTATTAAAGATAATCACTAATCTTG CTTCAGGATTAGGCATATCCTTGGGAATAATAAGCATGCTCCTTGTTAGCTGGTGGCTTTcttatattatcgaaaagagaAGGATTGTTGAGCAAAAGGCTAAATACTTTGAGCAGAATAGCCGGTTGCTATTACAACAAATGGCTACCGATGAAAGTGCCATGGCAACAATCAAAATCTTCACAATTGATGAGTTAGAAAGAGTTACTGATAACTTTAATGAAGACAGAATACTGGGAAAAGGTGGTCAAGGTACCGTTTATAAAGGAATGCTGAGTGAAGGAAGAATTGTTGCCATAAAGAAGTCAGAAGTGGTTAATGAAAGTCAATTAAGAGATTTTGTTAATGAAGTTGTTATCTTATCACAAATCAATCACAGGAATATAGTGAAGTTATTAGGTTGTTGTTTGGAAGCTGAAGTCCCATTGCTGGTTTACGAGTATATACTAAATGGAACTCTCTTCCAGCATATTCATCATCCAACTGAAGATTTCCCAATCACTTGGAAAATGCGATTGCAAATCGCTTCTGATTCAGCTGGAGCGCTTGCTTATCTGCATACTTCATCCTCTATTCCTATTTTTCATAGAGACATCAAATCATCTAACATACTTTTGGATGACAAGTATAGGGCAAAGTTGTCAGATTTTGGGACATCAAAATTAGTTGCTATCGATCTGACCCATGTAACTACGCATGTTCATGGAACATTTGGTTATTTGGATCCAGTGTACTTCCAATCAAGTCAGTTTACCGAAAAAAGTGATGTGTATAGTTTTGGAGTAGTTCTTATCGAACTTTTAACAGGACAGAAGGCAATAAGAAGTATGATCCAAGAAGATAGAAGTTTGGTATTGTGGTTCCTTTCCCACCTGGAAAACTCTAATTTGCTTGATATTGTAGATTCACAAATCCTCCAAGAGGGTTCAAAGGAAGAGTTTCTCGCCATTGCTAATCTTGGAAAACGATGTTTGAACTTAGATGAGAAGACAAGACCATCAATGAAAGAAGTTCTAGTGGAGATAGAAAGGGTGATGTCACTCCATTTCCCAggaaaaaatcaaaagaacTGGACAGAACAAGTGATCACTGGGACAAGTCGAACAACAAATTATTCATATGACGGCCTTTTAAGTTCTAAAACCTTTTATCCGGAAAATATCTCTTTAAGTTCTGCTGAAACGTCTTTGTTATCCAATCCTAAATGA